The genomic segment CCGCCACGACTCGCCACCCAGCTTCAACCCAAAGACACGCCATCCGAGAGCGCACACCGAATCGCGAGATACTGCAGTAGCCAGTGTTTCACTCGGTCTCCGTTAGTGGTGGGGAAACCCGACCGGGCCGGTCAGATCCGGGGGCCACCAGCGAAGCCGGTCAGTCGAGACGAACGGTCATCACTGTCGAGACACCCCTGGTGATGAAAGTCATGACCGCTTCCGCTCGCCGGCTCCTCTCCGACATTCGCGCGGGAGACGGGCGAACTCGCCCGATCCTTCCGGGCGGCGGCCCGATCGCTGTCGGCTGACGCAGGCTCTCGGTCGCCCCGGTGCACAGGTGCCGCAGGTCGAGCGTAGTCCGCGACTCATCCACGGCGCCACCTCTCAAGGCTCTTGGCCCCGAGCATCCGGACACCGCGACCTCGCTCAACAACCTCGCGGCGCTGTACCAGTCCATGGGCCGCACCGACGAGGCGCTGCCGCTCTACCAGCGCACGCTGGCGATCAGCGAAAAGGCCCTCGGCCCCGAGCATCCGGGCACCGCCTTCCCGCTCAACAACCTGGCGGGGCTGTACCAAGCCATGGGCCGCCACGACCAGGCGCTGCCGCTCGAACAGCGCGCGCTGGCGATCCTCGCCCGCCACGGCCAGAGCCCCGTCGAACTCGCGATGTCTCAGGGCAACCTCGCCGAGTTGTACGCCCGCCTCGACCAGCCACCCGTCGCGATCTTCTACGGCAAGCAGTCGGTCAACGGTTTCCAGACGCTGCGCGCCAACCTCACCCGCCTCGACAAGGATCTCCAGGAAGGATTCCTGAAGAAACACGAGGCGTACTACAGCCGCCTCGCCGGCTGGCTGATCGACGCCGGACGCCTCGCCGAAGCGCAGCAGGTCACCACGATGCTCAAGGAACAGGAACTGTTCGAACTCGTCCGCCGCGACGCGGCGTCCGACCCGCGCACCTCGCAGGCCAGCCTGACCGGCTTCGAGCCCGGTTTCGCCCGGCAGTTCGACACCCTCGCCAGCCAGCTCGCCAGCGCCGGCCGCCGCCTCGAGGAACTCGAGCGCAAGGCCCGCCACGAACCGCTGACCGCTGACCGCTGACCGCTGCCGAGCAGACGCGCAGGAGCAAGTACGAAACCCAGTTGGCCGCCGGCCGGAAGGCCTTCGAACGCTATCTCAGCGAACTCGAGGCCGCCTTCTCCAGGCTCGACAGCGAGCGGCGCAAGGACATCGAACGGCTCAACGTCGCCGAGGCTGAAGCCCTCCAGGGCTCGCTCGACGAACTCGGCCACGGCGCCGTCCTGGTGCACTATGTGGTCCTCGACGACGCGCTGAAGATCATCCTCACCACCCCCCGGCTGCAGCGCGGCTACACGGTGAACGTCGGACGAAAGCCACTCAACCAGGCGATCGAGCAACTGCGCAAGGGCATCGAAGGCCGCCGCGACGTCGCCCAGCCCGCCCGGCAACTCCACGACTGGCTGATCGCGCCGCTCGCCGCCGACCTGCAGGCCAGCGGCGCGCGGACGCTGATGGTCGCGCTGACCGACGCCCTGCGCTACCTCCCCTTCGCCGCGCTGCACGACGGACAGTCCTGGCTCGCCGAGCGCTACGCGCTGGCGCTCTATACCGAGGCCGCCCGCCAGAACATCGGCAAGGCGCCGATCGCCCAGTGGCAGTTGCAGGCCTTCGGGCTCACCCGCAAGGTCGAAGGCTTCCCGGCGCTGCCGGGCGTCGGCGCCGAACTCGCGGCCATCGTCGGTCCGTCCGGCCTGCCGGGGCGCATCCGGCTCGACGGGGAGTTCACCGCCGATTCCTTCAAGGGGGCGGTAAACGGCCGCCCGCCGGTCCTGCACGTCGCCAGCCACTTCGTCTTCCGCCCGGGCACCGAGGTCGACAGCTTCCTGCTGCTCGGTGACGGCAGCCGGCTCTCGCTCGCCGACCTCAAGGCCTACAGCTTCCGCCAGCTCGACCTGCTCGCCCTCTCCGCCTGCGAGACGGCGATGGGTGGCGGCCAGAACGAGAACGGCCGCGAGATCGAGGGCTTCGGCGCGCTGGCCCAGAAACGTGGCGCCGGCGCCGTCCTCGCGACGCTCTGGCCGGTCGCCGACGCCAGCACCGCA from the Accumulibacter sp. genome contains:
- a CDS encoding tetratricopeptide repeat protein, producing the protein MHRCRRSSVVRDSSTAPPLKALGPEHPDTATSLNNLAALYQSMGRTDEALPLYQRTLAISEKALGPEHPGTAFPLNNLAGLYQAMGRHDQALPLEQRALAILARHGQSPVELAMSQGNLAELYARLDQPPVAIFYGKQSVNGFQTLRANLTRLDKDLQEGFLKKHEAYYSRLAGWLIDAGRLAEAQQVTTMLKEQELFELVRRDAASDPRTSQASLTGFEPGFARQFDTLASQLASAGRRLEELERKARHEPLTADR
- a CDS encoding CHAT domain-containing protein yields the protein MAAGRKAFERYLSELEAAFSRLDSERRKDIERLNVAEAEALQGSLDELGHGAVLVHYVVLDDALKIILTTPRLQRGYTVNVGRKPLNQAIEQLRKGIEGRRDVAQPARQLHDWLIAPLAADLQASGARTLMVALTDALRYLPFAALHDGQSWLAERYALALYTEAARQNIGKAPIAQWQLQAFGLTRKVEGFPALPGVGAELAAIVGPSGLPGRIRLDGEFTADSFKGAVNGRPPVLHVASHFVFRPGTEVDSFLLLGDGSRLSLADLKAYSFRQLDLLALSACETAMGGGQNENGREIEGFGALAQKRGAGAVLATLWPVADASTAQFMQQFYRSRQGQPGTTKAAALQQAQRALIEGQSGGGTAGGESERQAIRLSAAADQQKAPVDPARPYAHPYFWAPFVLMGNWL